CGCCGAGCGCGCCCCACGCCGCCCGCTCGCCGACGAGCATCCAGATCCCGCCGAACGACACGCCGATCAGCGCCGGGCCGATGGGAAAGCGCAGGACGATCAGAAACAGGAGGATCGCGATGCCGGCAAAGCCGACTTGAATGTCACTCACAGGGTCGTCCGCCGGGTCAGAAGGGTGCGGTGAAGTCGGACGCGGGCCCGCCGTGCAGCGCGCGCCCCATCTTGTAGAGGAGCGTCAGCACCATGAGGCCGGCGCCGAGCGGCAGGAGGTAGTAGGCGGGCCAGGAATCGATCCGCACGCCCTGCTCGATGATGAAGCTGCCGACATTGTATTTGCGCATCGCCTCCTCGAACCCGCGCCAGGCGAGCAGCCCGAAGACGGTCGCCGAGAACGCCGCCGAGGCGAAGTTCAGCCGCCGCTGGACGACGATCGGCATATGCTCCACCAGCACCTCGACCGAGATGTGCGCGTTGCGCCGCTCGGCGAAGGCGAGCGGGATGAAGACGATCGCCACCATGTAATATTGCGACACGATGGCGATCGTCCCCGGCAACGGCGAGGAGAAGACGAATTTGGCGACCACGTCGGCGGTGATGTGCAGCATCATCAGCGCGATGGCGGTGGCGCCGATCAGCGTCGCCATGCCGATGGTGCCGCCGAGGAGGCGCCCGATCATCGCCGCCCCTCCCCGGTCGCAGAGGGAGCGTCGCGGCCCGCCGGGCTCGTCAGGTCGAAATGGGCCACGCGCTCGTCCTCCCTCGTGGTGCGACTACATCGCCCCGTAGGTCGAGGCGTCGACCTTGGAGTAGACCTCGTTCCACAGCGTCTCGGCAAACGCGTCGCGGTCGGTGTCGAGGCCCTTGCCCAGTTCCTTCCACTTCGTCACCAGGCCCGAGATCGTCTCGATCTTCTCCGCGACGCCGTCGAGACCGTAGGTCGACACGAACTCCTCGGCGATGACGTCGACGTCCTTCTTCACGAAGTCGGCGGAGGCCTGCAACAGCTCGGCCGACGGCTCGATCACCTCGATGCCCTTCTCGCGCGAGGCGTCGAGCGCCTCGTTGGCGGCGTCGTTGTACTTCAGCGTGATGGTGGCGACGGCGTGGGCCGCGGCCTTCAGCATGAAGGCGCGCTGCTCGTCCGACAGGCTCGTCCAGGTGTCCTTGTTCATGCTGGCGGCCCCCGACCCGGCGAAGACGCCGCCCGGAACGCCGACCGTGATCGCCTTCGTCACGTCGATGAGCTGCAGGTTGATCAGCTCCGGCGCGGAGATCATCGTGCAGTCGACGACGCCCTGGCTCATCGCCTCGTAGATCTCGTTGCCGGGGATCGACACCTTGGTGCCGCCGAACTCCTCGGCCCAGCGGCCGAAGTTGGAGGCGCCGGAGCGGAAGGTCTTACCCTTCAGGTCCGCGACGTCACGCACCGGCTGGCCGCACAGGAGCACGTAGTCCGGCGTCGAGGCGCTGCCGAGGTAGACTTGGTTCTCCTGCGCGAACTGGGCCTGGCAGTCCTCGCAGTGGAGCATCGCATATTCGGTCAGCGCGCCGGCCATGGCGACGGCGGGCGCAGCGCCCTTTTCGCCCGTGGTGGAGAGCATCGAAAGGTCGGCCGCGAGGTTCGCCTCGGCGTACTCGGCCGGGAAATAGGGCATCAGCACGTAGCCCATGTCGGCGACACCGTCGCGGATCCCCGGAGGCGTCTCCTTCAGGTCGAGGAGCGACAGCTCGTAGAGCTTCACGCTCATGTCCGAGTTGTCCTCGACGTACTGGACGAAGTCCTTCAGCCCCTCGTTGACCGGGCCTCCGGGCGGGAAGCCGGAGGCGTAGCGCAGGGTCTGCGCCTCGGCGGTGCCGAGCGCGGTCGCGGCGAGGAGCGCCGCCAGGGAGAGTGTCGCGAGCTTCATGGTGTTCCTCCGAACGTCGTTTTTGTTGTGGGGCGGGCCCCGGCGCGCGCGCGTGCCGGGGGTCCTTATTTGCAGCTGAAGCCGCCGTCGACCGGCAGCGCCACGCCGGTCACGTACGAGGCTTCGTCCGAGGCGAGCCACAGGACGGCGTTGGCGGCCTCCTCGGCGCGGCACAGGCGCTTCAGCGGCACAAGGGCGATGTACTTCTCCTCGTTGGCCTTGGCCTCGGCGGCGTCGTTGTTGCGACCGACGAAGCCGGCCTTCATCGGCGTCTCGGCGAGGCCGGGGCAGACGGCGTTCACGCGCACGCCGTCCGGCGCGAAGGTCTGCGCCAGCGACTTGGTGAGGCCGACGACGGCGAACTTGCAGCTCGAATAGACCGGGCTGAACATCGACCCGACGAGACCCGAGACCGATGCGGTGAAGACCACCGCCCCGCCGCCGCGCTTGCGCATATGGCCGATCGCCTCGCCGGCGGCGAAGGTCGCCGACTGGATGTTGAGCGTCAGCGCCTGCTGGTACTCGGCGACGTCGAGGTTCTCGACGCCGGAGGGGCCGGGAATGCCCGCGTGCGCCCACAAGATGTCGAGCCCGCCCAGCTTGTCGGCCGCCTCGTTGATGCTGTCGCGCGAACCGGTGGCGTCGCCGCAGTCGGCGACGATGGTGTGGAGCCGGCCGCCGGACGGGTCGAGGTCGCGCTTCAGCGCATCGAGCCCGGCGGCGTTGATGTCGATGGCGCACACGTCGGCGCCCTCGCGCAGGAACGCCTCGCAGCCGGCGCGGCCCATGCCGGACGCCGCCGCCGTGATCACTGCAAGTTTGGATTGAAGTCGCAAAGCCGGGTCTCCAGGGCTGGTAGCGCAGGTCGATGACACGAAGAGTGGAGAGTGGCCGAGCCCTACGTCCTGCCGCGAGCGCCGTGCCCGCAGGTTGCGCGTCGAGACGCGTCCGGCAGGTCGCCCCGCGCGGCCGTGGCCTTGTCCCGGGCGCCGCGGCGCAGCGGCTTCCCCCTCGGGTTCGCAACGACGGTGATCATCGCGCCCCCTCCCCAATTCGTTATTTTGAACAAGAAAGACACGAGTGAGAATTTCGGTCAACCGCCTGATGAGCGACTCCGGCCGGTGATTGCCGGATAAATCCGGCGCGCTCTTGGCTTTCCGGTGGAAATTCGCACAATCGACGCCGAATCCGCCGCGCGCAATTCAAAATGTTGAACGATTTCCTCCGCACCACTCGACCGTCCCGCTCGGCAGCGTTACGGCTTGGCAGGTGCGGGGGAGCGAGGGGCGAGCAATGGACGTCAAGCAGGTTTCAAACGTGGTCGATCTGCTTGAATATTTCGCGCGGCGCGGCCGCCCCGCCACGCTCGCCGAGATCGCCGACGAGTTGAGCTGGCCGCGGTCCAGCACGTTCAACATCGTCGGCACGCTCGCCAAGAAGGGCTACCTTTACGAGCCCCGCCAGCGCGGCAGCTACTACCCCAGCCCACGGTGGCACACCGTCACGCAGCTCATCAGCGACAGTGATCCCCTACCGCAGACGATGCGCGACCTGGTCGACGACGTGGGCCGCCAGACCGGCGAGACGACGGCGATCGGCTCCATCTCGGGCCTCGACGCGATCTTTCTGCATGTGTGCGAATCGCGGCATCCGGTGCGCTATTTCGCACAGGTCGGCACCAAGGTGCCGATCCATGCGAGCTCCGCCGGCCGCGCCCTGCTCTCCCAGCTCACGGCCAAGGAGCGCAACCTCCTCTACCGCAAGATCGTGTTCGACAAGTTCACCACCACGACCCCGCTCAGCATCGAACGGATCGAGAGCGACCTCGCCGCCGCGAGGGAGCGCGGCTACCACCAGAGCGATTCGGAATACATCCCCGACCTCGCCGGCGTCGCGATGGAGGTGCCGGGGCAGAACAAGAAGCTGTCGCTCGTGGTCGCCGGTCCGACCACCCGCTGCCTCGACCGCCGGCCCGAGACCGCGCGGATCATGCACGCCGCGCTCCAGTCCCGCGGTCTCACCCGCGCCGAGGCTCCCGCCGCCTGACCCCGTGGGGGCCGTGCGGCCCGCCTACTCGCGGTAGCGCAGCGCCTCCAGGATGACCGCGAAGGCGGGCGAGGCCTGCCGCCGGTGCGGATAATAGAGGTAGTAGCCGGGGAATGGCGGGCTCCAATCCTCCAGCACCGAGACGAGCCGGCCCTCGCGGATATGCCCTTCGACCAAGCCGTCCGGCACGTAGCCGAGGCCGTAGCCGGCGATCGCCGCTTCGACCACCGGGCCGATGGAGTTGAAGGTGAGCTGCCCGTCCACCCGCACGCGGAATTCGCGGGAGTCCTTCTCGAACTCCCAGGCGTACAGGCCCCCGTGGGTGGGCAGGCGAAGGTTGATGCAGGCGTGCCGTGTCAGGTCCTGCGGCGTCTCCGGCCGGCCCCGCTGGGCGACGTAGTCCGGCGCGCCGACCACCAGCATGCGGAAGTCCGGCCCGATCCGCACCGCGATCATCCCCTCGGCGATCGATTCGCCCAGGCGCACCCCGGCGTCGAACTTCTCGGCAACGATGTCGGTCAACCCGTAGTCGGCCACGATCTCGACCTTGAGGTCGGGGTACTCGCGCAGCACCGGGGCGAGCTTGGGCCACAGCACGGTGTCGGCGGCATAGTCGCTGGTGGTGATGCGGATCGTGCCGGCGGGACGATCCTTGCGATCGAGGATGGCGGCCAGCTCCTCCTCGATCTCGGCGAGGCGCGGGGCGATGCGCTCGAGCACGATCGTCCCCTCCGCGGTCGGTGTCACTCGGCGCGTGGTGCGCGTAAGGAGGCGCAGGCCGAGGCGCGCCTCGAGCCCGCGCATCGCATGGCTCAGCGCGGATTGGGAGACGCCGATCTGCGCCGCCGCGCGGGTAAAACTCCCTTCCCGCGCCACCACCACGAACGACATCAGGTCGGCAATATTTTCGCGCAGCATTAATGAGCCCACGTCATGAGACCGGGTCGATTATAGCGCTCCCGCCGCCATCGCCAGCCGCGACATATTTTCGGGTGCCGGGTGCCCCCGCCGCCGCCTCCGTTTCATGAGCCGCGTTCATGAGTGGTAGTGCGGGCGCGGCCTTAGTCCGGGTCGCGCGGCGCCTACATCCCGATCGAACGTCGTTTGAGAAAGGCCTTTCCATGAAGATCACCCGCCTCGGAATGCAGCCCTCGGCCGAGGGGCCGGCGGACTGGTTCACCGGCCGCGTGCGCGTCGACCCGCTGTTCTCGGCGGAGGCGCCGGGCCGCACCTCCGGCGCCGCCGTCACCTTCGAGCCCGGCGCACGCACCGCGTGGCACACCCACCCCCTCGGCCAGACGCTGATCGTCACCCACGGCCTCGGCCGCGTGCAGCGCGACGGCGGCCCGGTGGAGGAGATCCGCCCCGGCGACGTCGTCCGGTTTCCGGCCGGCGAGAAGCACTGGCACGGCGCCTCGCCGCACGTCGCGATGACGCACATCGCCATCCAGGAAAGCCGGGACGGATCCACGGTGAACTGGCTGGAGAAGGTGGCGGACGCCGACTACGAGGGCTGATCCGCCGCCGCCCGCCCGGCGGCGAGGAGCGCGAAGAAGGTCTCGGCATAGAGGTCGAGCGGGGCGGCGCTGCGTTCCAGCTTGGCACGCAGCACGGCCCCCTCCCAGCCGATCCAGAAGGCCCGCGCCAGATGCCGGCAATCGGCCTCGGGCGCGATCTCGCCGGCGGCCCGCGCGGCCTCCAGGCAGCGGGCGGTGCGGCTTTCCCAGTCGGCGAAGACGGCCGAGAGGCGGGCGCGGAACGGCTCCGGCAGCGCGCCGATCTCCTGTCCAAGGTTGCCCACCAGGCATCCCCGCGCGAAGCCGAAGCGCTCCATCCCGGCCCGCGCGTCGGCGACGAAGGCGCGCAGCCGGTCGAGCGGGGCGCGGCTCTCGTCCAGGAACCAGCGGTCCAGCTTGGCGGCGAAGTAGGCCGCGTAGGAGTCGATCAGCGCCAGGCCGAACTCCGACTTGGAGCCGAAATAATGGTAGAAGGACCCCTTCGGCACCCCCACCGTGCCCAGCACCTCCTCCAGCCCCACCGCCCCGAAGCCGCGTTCGGTCAGCATCGCGACACCTGCGCGCAGCAGCCTGTCGCGTGCCTCCTCCAATCGCGCCGCGTCGCGTGGCGGGCGGCCGCGCCGACGCGCGGGCGGTGCGGCCCCGCCGGAGGTCTCCGCCGGCCGGGCGCCGGACGGGGCGCAGGCCGCCGGGCCGCCGCCGTCACCCGGGCCGTCGCTCATGTGAAAATCGCCTCGGCGAGGATCATCGCCACCGGCAGCGTCACCGCCGCGGCGACGGTCTGTGTGGCGACAAGGCTTGCCATCAGTGGTGCGTCGCCCCCCAGCTGCCGCGCCATCACATAGGACGAGGACGCGGTTGGCAAGGCATTGAAAAGCACCGCGATCAGCGCCGGGACGCCCGTCAGCCCCAGCGCCAGGCAGGCCATCGCGGTCAGCGTCGGCATCGCCGCGAACTTGGCGCCGGACGCGATCAGCGCCGCCCGCGGCGAGGCGCCCAGCGTGCGACGGTCCAGCGCCGCCCCTACGCACAACAGGCCCAGCGGCAGCGCCGACTGGCCGAGCGACTTCACGAAGCCCTCGATCCCCGGCGGCAGCGGCAGCCCGGCCACATGCAGCGCGATGCCGACGGCGCAGGCGATGATGAGCGGGTTGGTCACGATCGAGCGCATGGCCGTGCGCAAGCCCGCCCCCGTCGAGGCGTAGTGGGCGAAGACCAGGACGCACAGGACGTTCACCGTCGGCACGATGGTCGCGATCGCGATCGCCGCCAGCGCCGCCCCTTCGCTGCCGTAGAGCGCGATAGCCGCCGTGACGCCGACGTAGGTGTTGAACCGGATCGCCCCTTGGAAGACCGAGGTGAAGGCCGGCCCCGGCAACTCCACCGCCCGCCGCGACACGACCAGCCCCGCCCCCACCACGAGGAGCGGCACCGCCAGCGCCACGACCATCGCCCCCACCGGCACGCCCGAGAAGTCGGCCATCGCCAGGCTGTGGACGATCAGCGCCGGCAGGAGCACGAAGTACGCCAGCCGCTCGGCCGGGGTCCAGAAGCCCTCCGGCAGCAGCGTCGTGCGCCAGCGCAGTACATGCCCCAGGCCGATCAGCAGCGCCGTCGGCGTCAGCGCGACGAGGAGCGCACCGATCACCGCCCGCCCGCCTCAGCCGCGGCCGAGGGTGTAGAACTCGGCGTTCGGCCGCATGCCGGACACGTTCGCCATCCGGTTCGACAGCGCGAAGAAGGCCGCGATGGCGGCGATGTCCCACACGTCCTCCTCGTCGAACCCGTGCGCCTTCAGCGCGTCGATGTCGGCCTCGCTCACCGCTTCGGCGCTCCGGCTCACCTTCACCGCGAAGTCGAGCATCGCCGTCTGCCGGGGGGTGATGTCGGCCTTGCGGTAGTTGATGGCGATCTGGTCGGCGATCAGCGGGTTCTTGGCGCGGATGCGCAGGATCGCGCCGTGGGCGATCACGCAATATTGGCACTGGTTGAGATTCGAGGTCGCGACCACGATCATCTCGCGCTCGGCCTTGGTGAGGTTGCCGGGCTTGTCCATCAGCGCATCGTGGTAGGCGAAGAAGGCGCGGAACTCGTCCGGCCGATGCGCCAGCACGAGGAAAACGTTGGGGATGAAGCCGGACTTCTCCTGCACCGCCTCGATGCGCGTGCGGATATCCTCCGGCATCTGCGCGAGGCTGGGGACGGGGAAGCGGCTGATCGGCAGGTCGTCGGCGCTCATGGCGGGGCTCTTCGGTTCGGCGGCTCTCGGCGCGCGCGGATGGTGGGACGGCGGTCAGTCGACGGTGTCGTCGATCGGGACGACGAGCCGGCCGCGCACCTTGCCGGCAAGCGGGCGCTCGGCGGCGGGGATCGCCTCGGCGAGCGTGATCCGCTCGACGATGTCGCCGGCGAGGCCGCCCCAGGCCGTCTGCCCGGCCTCGCCCTTGTCGATCAGAATCGCGTCGAACATGGGGCCTCCTTCGACGCCGCGCGGGCGCCGGTCGCGGCGCCGGATCGCTGCCGCTCGGAAATAGACCAAGCG
This portion of the Acuticoccus sp. I52.16.1 genome encodes:
- a CDS encoding AEC family transporter, with translation MIGALLVALTPTALLIGLGHVLRWRTTLLPEGFWTPAERLAYFVLLPALIVHSLAMADFSGVPVGAMVVALAVPLLVVGAGLVVSRRAVELPGPAFTSVFQGAIRFNTYVGVTAAIALYGSEGAALAAIAIATIVPTVNVLCVLVFAHYASTGAGLRTAMRSIVTNPLIIACAVGIALHVAGLPLPPGIEGFVKSLGQSALPLGLLCVGAALDRRTLGASPRAALIASGAKFAAMPTLTAMACLALGLTGVPALIAVLFNALPTASSSYVMARQLGGDAPLMASLVATQTVAAAVTLPVAMILAEAIFT
- a CDS encoding TetR/AcrR family transcriptional regulator, yielding MSDGPGDGGGPAACAPSGARPAETSGGAAPPARRRGRPPRDAARLEEARDRLLRAGVAMLTERGFGAVGLEEVLGTVGVPKGSFYHYFGSKSEFGLALIDSYAAYFAAKLDRWFLDESRAPLDRLRAFVADARAGMERFGFARGCLVGNLGQEIGALPEPFRARLSAVFADWESRTARCLEAARAAGEIAPEADCRHLARAFWIGWEGAVLRAKLERSAAPLDLYAETFFALLAAGRAAADQPS
- a CDS encoding TRAP transporter small permease; protein product: MIGRLLGGTIGMATLIGATAIALMMLHITADVVAKFVFSSPLPGTIAIVSQYYMVAIVFIPLAFAERRNAHISVEVLVEHMPIVVQRRLNFASAAFSATVFGLLAWRGFEEAMRKYNVGSFIIEQGVRIDSWPAYYLLPLGAGLMVLTLLYKMGRALHGGPASDFTAPF
- a CDS encoding SDR family NAD(P)-dependent oxidoreductase, whose amino-acid sequence is MRLQSKLAVITAAASGMGRAGCEAFLREGADVCAIDINAAGLDALKRDLDPSGGRLHTIVADCGDATGSRDSINEAADKLGGLDILWAHAGIPGPSGVENLDVAEYQQALTLNIQSATFAAGEAIGHMRKRGGGAVVFTASVSGLVGSMFSPVYSSCKFAVVGLTKSLAQTFAPDGVRVNAVCPGLAETPMKAGFVGRNNDAAEAKANEEKYIALVPLKRLCRAEEAANAVLWLASDEASYVTGVALPVDGGFSCK
- a CDS encoding peroxidase-related enzyme (This protein belongs to a clade of uncharacterized proteins related to peroxidases such as the alkylhydroperoxidase AhpD.), giving the protein MSADDLPISRFPVPSLAQMPEDIRTRIEAVQEKSGFIPNVFLVLAHRPDEFRAFFAYHDALMDKPGNLTKAEREMIVVATSNLNQCQYCVIAHGAILRIRAKNPLIADQIAINYRKADITPRQTAMLDFAVKVSRSAEAVSEADIDALKAHGFDEEDVWDIAAIAAFFALSNRMANVSGMRPNAEFYTLGRG
- a CDS encoding C4-dicarboxylate TRAP transporter substrate-binding protein — translated: MKLATLSLAALLAATALGTAEAQTLRYASGFPPGGPVNEGLKDFVQYVEDNSDMSVKLYELSLLDLKETPPGIRDGVADMGYVLMPYFPAEYAEANLAADLSMLSTTGEKGAAPAVAMAGALTEYAMLHCEDCQAQFAQENQVYLGSASTPDYVLLCGQPVRDVADLKGKTFRSGASNFGRWAEEFGGTKVSIPGNEIYEAMSQGVVDCTMISAPELINLQLIDVTKAITVGVPGGVFAGSGAASMNKDTWTSLSDEQRAFMLKAAAHAVATITLKYNDAANEALDASREKGIEVIEPSAELLQASADFVKKDVDVIAEEFVSTYGLDGVAEKIETISGLVTKWKELGKGLDTDRDAFAETLWNEVYSKVDASTYGAM
- a CDS encoding cupin domain-containing protein — translated: MKITRLGMQPSAEGPADWFTGRVRVDPLFSAEAPGRTSGAAVTFEPGARTAWHTHPLGQTLIVTHGLGRVQRDGGPVEEIRPGDVVRFPAGEKHWHGASPHVAMTHIAIQESRDGSTVNWLEKVADADYEG
- a CDS encoding IclR family transcriptional regulator: MVDLLEYFARRGRPATLAEIADELSWPRSSTFNIVGTLAKKGYLYEPRQRGSYYPSPRWHTVTQLISDSDPLPQTMRDLVDDVGRQTGETTAIGSISGLDAIFLHVCESRHPVRYFAQVGTKVPIHASSAGRALLSQLTAKERNLLYRKIVFDKFTTTTPLSIERIESDLAAARERGYHQSDSEYIPDLAGVAMEVPGQNKKLSLVVAGPTTRCLDRRPETARIMHAALQSRGLTRAEAPAA
- a CDS encoding LysR family transcriptional regulator; the protein is MLRENIADLMSFVVVAREGSFTRAAAQIGVSQSALSHAMRGLEARLGLRLLTRTTRRVTPTAEGTIVLERIAPRLAEIEEELAAILDRKDRPAGTIRITTSDYAADTVLWPKLAPVLREYPDLKVEIVADYGLTDIVAEKFDAGVRLGESIAEGMIAVRIGPDFRMLVVGAPDYVAQRGRPETPQDLTRHACINLRLPTHGGLYAWEFEKDSREFRVRVDGQLTFNSIGPVVEAAIAGYGLGYVPDGLVEGHIREGRLVSVLEDWSPPFPGYYLYYPHRRQASPAFAVILEALRYRE